Proteins encoded together in one Osmerus eperlanus chromosome 20, fOsmEpe2.1, whole genome shotgun sequence window:
- the LOC134040963 gene encoding lanosterol 14-alpha demethylase, which yields MSMHLYLISSALIENTVGKISDNLTSVVLAASVITLALGYISKVLIKQSWDKDLKHPPYIPSSIPFLGHAVAFGKSPIDFLENAYEKYGPVFSFTMVGKTFTYLLGSDAATLMFNSKNEDLNAEDVYSRLTTPVFGKGVAYDVPNPIFLEQKKMLKTGLNIAHFKQHVQIIEDETKEYFERWGDSGEKNLFEALSELIILTASSCLHGKEIRSMLDEKVAQLYADLDGGFSHAAWLLPGWLPLPSFIRRDRAHKEIKNIFFKVIQKRRNSGEKVDDILQTLIDATYKDGKPLNDSEIAGMLIGLLLAGQHTSSTTSAWLGFFLARDRDLQERCHAEQKNVCGENLPPLDLDQLKDLTLLDRCLKETLRLRPPIMTMMRMARSPQTAAGYTIPAGHQVCVSPTVNHRLKDTWTDRIEFEPDRYLQENPAAGEKFAYVPFGAGRHRCIGENFAYVQIKTIWSTMLRLYEFDLVDGYFPTINYTTMIHTPHNPVIRYRRRTN from the exons ATGTCTATGCATTTATATCTAATTAGCAGTGCGTTGATTGAAAATACAGTCGGGAAAATAAGTGACAACCTGACGTCAGTGGTCCTCGCAGCCTCGGTGATCACTCTCGCGCTGGGATACATTTCTAAAGTGCTCATCAAACAGTCATGGGACAAAGACTTG AAACACCCACCATACATTCCTTCAAGTATTCCATTCCTGGGACATGCTGTTGCATTTGGAAAAAGCCCTATTGATTTCTTGGAAAACGCATATGAAAAG TATGGACCAGTCTTCAGTTTCACCATGGTGGGCAAAACCTTCACATATCTCTTGGGCAGTGACGCAGCGACGCTCATGTTCAACAGCAAGAACGAAGACCTCAACGCGGAGGACGTGTACTCTAGACTGACCACGCCAGTGTTTGGCAAAGGGGTGGCCTACGATGTACCCAATCCT ATCTTTCTGGAGCAGAAGAAGATGCTGAAAACAGGTCTGAACATCGCCCATTTCAAGCAGCACGTCCAGATAATTGAAGACGAGACCAAGGAATACTTTGAACGATGGGGAGACAGTGGGGAGAAAA aTCTGTTCGAGGCGTTGTCGGAGCTGATCATCCTGACGGCCAGCAGCTGCCTCCATGGGAAGGAGATCCGCAGCATGCTGGATGAGAAGGTGGCCCAGCTGTACGCCGACCTGGACGGAGGCTTCAGCCACGCTGCCTggctgctgcctggctggctacCCCTGCCCAGCTTCAT ACGGAGGGACAGAGCACACAAGGAGATCAAGAACATCTTCTTCAAGGTCATCCAGAAACGCAGGAACTCTGGAGAGAAGGTGGACGATATTCTCCAGACTCTTATAGATGCCACCTACAA GGACGGCAAGCCCCTGAACGACAGCGAGATTGCGGGGATGCTGATTGGTCTGCTGCTGGCGGGGCAGCACACCTCGTCCACCACCAGCGCCTGGCTGGGCTTCTTCCTGGCGCGGGACCGAGACCTGCAGGAGCGCTGCCACGCCGAGCAGAAGAACGTCTGTGGAGAGAACCTGCCCCCCCTGGACCTGGACCAG CTGAAGGATCTGACCTTGCTGGACCGCTGTTTGAAAGAGACCCTCAGACTCCGCCCCCCCATCATGACCATGATGAGAATGGCGCGCTCTCCACAG ACGGCGGCAGGCTACACCATCCCCGCGGGCCACCAGGTGTGCGTGTCCCCGACCGTCAACCACCGCCTGAAGGACACCTGGACGGACAGGATCGAGTTCGAGCCCGACCGCTACCTCCAGGAGAACCCCGCGGCAGGGGAGAAGTTCGCATACGTGCCGTTTGGTGCAG GCCGGCATCGCTGCATAGGAGAGAACTTTGCCTACGTTCAGATCAAAACCATCTGGTCCACCATGCTGCGCCTCTACGAGTTCGATCTGGTCGACGGCTACTTCCCCACGATCAACTACACCACCATGATTCACACCCCTCACAACCCCGTCATCAGATACAGGAGGAGGACGAActga
- the LOC134040961 gene encoding leucine-rich repeat and death domain-containing protein 1-like isoform X1, with protein MKMFEELFFQNQNSSFSLDGKSLKEIPVDLILENVKVKCLSLSNNELKSLPEEIEGMSNVEFLSVQGNKLTSLPSVIQKLQLLRALDISNNQIAELPNEICELKNITHINASNNKLECLPPTFGDLTTLQVFNLDGNRINALPESFRSLKNITVLNLDRNKLSHFPHVVCQLSKLLMLNLSKNKILTLPKHISKLTKLKQLSMNANSLTCLPPQLFRLTNLEELNLCMNQLTSLPDEVEKMKGLKVLQLSYNKISSLTEKIGGCSKLRHLCVSGNLLRRLPESIGVLTQLHDLIANWNRLETLPRQICLLKNLSIFECSKNYLGHIPLEIRKCSMLTSVDLGGNQLRNFPMGLCSGLPLKFLDISQNLLSKLPANIGEIHTLQHLNLRENRFTGALPKPLYELHSLIHLDLSGNAIQTVPEGISGLENLQVLFLRGNRLDEFPLELHHLKSVQVLDLSDNLLGRISTELKGLRELRDLNLSNNQFFLFPAKVCDLKSLEKLKMCHKRGVKLTTLPKTLTKLRCLREFDFSDNIIQEIPDNIGELKNLTKLIGNNNHISCLPKCITALQNLQHLELKGNRLQYLPPYLSQLASLKHVELEGNPLTRPPKSICDQHQMVTIGQYMNSEIAWNEKILQKAFRFVASNLQRRDFNHFCVKLRIPPQDFNAQEDKQVPQKEKTMQALTKWRDLYNSEKETSFVGDQLVRTLVLAGLYTLSSQVQAIKIYAKAIRL; from the exons ATGAAAATGTTTGAAGAATTGTTTTTTCAAAACCAAAATTCGTCTTTCTCTTTAGACGGTAAGAGTCTGAAAGAAATTCCAGTGGATTTAATTCTAGAAAATGTGAAAGTTAAATGTTTGTCTCTATCAAACAATGAACTGAAATCTCTGCCAGAGGAGATTGAGGGCATGAGCAATGTGGAATTTCTATCTGTTCAAGGAAACAAACTGACTTCATTACCTTCAGTTATTCAAAAACTGCAGCTTCTCAGAGCCCTCGACATCAGTAACAATCAAATAGCCGAGCTTCCGAATGAAATATGTGAATTGAAAAATATCACACATATTAATGCAAGCAACAACAAACTGGAATGTCTTCCACCCACTTTTGGAGATTTGACAACTTTACAAGTATTCAATCTGGACGGAAATCGCATTAACGCTTTACCTGAATCTTTTAGGTCCTTGAAGAACATCACTGTTTTGAATTTGGACAGAAACAAGCTCTCACATTTCCCCCATGTTGTATGCCAACTTTCCAAACTCCTCATGCTCAATCTCTCAAAAAACAAGATTTTGACTTTACCCAAGCACATATCCAAACTTACAAAACTAAAACAACTATCTATGAATGCCAACAGCCTGACCTGTTTGCCTCCACAACTGTTTCGTCTGACGAACCTGGAAGAGCTGAACTTGTGTATGAACCAGCTGACATCACTTCCAGATGAGGTGGAGAAAATGAAGGGACTGAAGGTCTTACAACTGAGTTACAACAAGATAAGCTCACTCACAGAGAAGATAGGCGGATGTTCGAAACTCAGGCATCTCTGTGTTTCAGGGAACCTATTAAGACGACTCCCTGAGAGCATTGGGGTTTTGACGCAGCTGCATGACTTAATCGCTAATTGGAACCGTCTGGAAACACTTCCTCGACAAATTTGCTTGTTGAAAAACCTCTCCATCTTCGAATGCTCCAAGAATTACCTGGGTCACATCCCCCTGGAAATACGCAAATGCTCAATGTTGACCTCGGTGGATCTAGGTGGTAACCAGCTTCGCAACTTTCCAATGGGACTGTGCTCTGGACTTCCTCTGAAATTTCTTGACATCAGCCAAAACTTGTTGTCCAAGCTACCGGCTAACATCGGCGAAATCCACACATTGCAGCACCTCAATCTGAGAGAAAACCGTTTCACAGGCGCTTTGCCCAAACCTCTCTATGAACTACACAGCCTTATCCATTTGGACCTGAGTGGTAACGCCATACAGACCGTTCCAGAAGGCATTTCTGGCCTAGAAAACCTACAAGTGCTCTTTCTCCGGGGGAACAGGCTTGACGAGTTCCCTCTGGAGCTGCACCATCTGAAGAGTGTTCAGGTTCTTGACCTGTCAGACAATTTGTTAGGACGAATATCGACAGAGCTGAAAGGACTGAGAGAACTCAGGGACCTCAacctttcaaacaatcagttctTCCTCTTTCCTGCCAAAGTGTGCGATCTGAAGTCCCTTGAAAAGTTGAAAATGTGCCACAAAAGAGGAGTAAAG CTGACTACATTGCCTAAGACCCTAACGAAGCTGAGATgtttgagagagtttgatttCTCAGACAACATCATCCAGGAGATTCCTGACAACATTGGAGAACTGAAGAACCTCACCAAGCTGATTGGAAATAACAACCACATATCCTGCCTGCCCAAATGTATAACAGCTCTGCAAAACCTTCAGCATCTAGAGCTGAAAG ggaaccGTCTGCAGTACCTACCTCCCTATCTGAGCCAGCTGGCGTCTCTGAAACATGTAGAACTGGAGGGTAACCCACTCACCAGACCACCCAAATCCATCTGTGACCAACACCAGATGGTTACCATAGGCCAGTACATGAACAGCGAAATCGCCTGGAATG AGAAAATCCTACAGAAGGCCTTCAGGTTTGTTGCAAGCAACCTGCAAAGGAGAGACTTCAACCACTTCTGTGTAAAACTAAGGATACCACCTCAGGATTTCAATGCTCAAGAAGATAAACA AGTGCCACAGAAAGAGAAAACGATGCAGGCCTTAACTAAATGGAGAGATCTCTACAACAGTGAGAAGGAAACATCCTTTGTAGGAGACCAGCTTGTGAGGACACTAGTTCTGGCGGGACTGTATACTCTGTCTTCACAAGTCCAAGCCATAAAGATATATGCCAAGGCCATTAGACTGTGA
- the LOC134040961 gene encoding leucine-rich repeat and death domain-containing protein 1-like isoform X2 — MLNLSKNKILTLPKHISKLTKLKQLSMNANSLTCLPPQLFRLTNLEELNLCMNQLTSLPDEVEKMKGLKVLQLSYNKISSLTEKIGGCSKLRHLCVSGNLLRRLPESIGVLTQLHDLIANWNRLETLPRQICLLKNLSIFECSKNYLGHIPLEIRKCSMLTSVDLGGNQLRNFPMGLCSGLPLKFLDISQNLLSKLPANIGEIHTLQHLNLRENRFTGALPKPLYELHSLIHLDLSGNAIQTVPEGISGLENLQVLFLRGNRLDEFPLELHHLKSVQVLDLSDNLLGRISTELKGLRELRDLNLSNNQFFLFPAKVCDLKSLEKLKMCHKRGVKLTTLPKTLTKLRCLREFDFSDNIIQEIPDNIGELKNLTKLIGNNNHISCLPKCITALQNLQHLELKGNRLQYLPPYLSQLASLKHVELEGNPLTRPPKSICDQHQMVTIGQYMNSEIAWNEKILQKAFRFVASNLQRRDFNHFCVKLRIPPQDFNAQEDKQVPQKEKTMQALTKWRDLYNSEKETSFVGDQLVRTLVLAGLYTLSSQVQAIKIYAKAIRL; from the exons ATGCTCAATCTCTCAAAAAACAAGATTTTGACTTTACCCAAGCACATATCCAAACTTACAAAACTAAAACAACTATCTATGAATGCCAACAGCCTGACCTGTTTGCCTCCACAACTGTTTCGTCTGACGAACCTGGAAGAGCTGAACTTGTGTATGAACCAGCTGACATCACTTCCAGATGAGGTGGAGAAAATGAAGGGACTGAAGGTCTTACAACTGAGTTACAACAAGATAAGCTCACTCACAGAGAAGATAGGCGGATGTTCGAAACTCAGGCATCTCTGTGTTTCAGGGAACCTATTAAGACGACTCCCTGAGAGCATTGGGGTTTTGACGCAGCTGCATGACTTAATCGCTAATTGGAACCGTCTGGAAACACTTCCTCGACAAATTTGCTTGTTGAAAAACCTCTCCATCTTCGAATGCTCCAAGAATTACCTGGGTCACATCCCCCTGGAAATACGCAAATGCTCAATGTTGACCTCGGTGGATCTAGGTGGTAACCAGCTTCGCAACTTTCCAATGGGACTGTGCTCTGGACTTCCTCTGAAATTTCTTGACATCAGCCAAAACTTGTTGTCCAAGCTACCGGCTAACATCGGCGAAATCCACACATTGCAGCACCTCAATCTGAGAGAAAACCGTTTCACAGGCGCTTTGCCCAAACCTCTCTATGAACTACACAGCCTTATCCATTTGGACCTGAGTGGTAACGCCATACAGACCGTTCCAGAAGGCATTTCTGGCCTAGAAAACCTACAAGTGCTCTTTCTCCGGGGGAACAGGCTTGACGAGTTCCCTCTGGAGCTGCACCATCTGAAGAGTGTTCAGGTTCTTGACCTGTCAGACAATTTGTTAGGACGAATATCGACAGAGCTGAAAGGACTGAGAGAACTCAGGGACCTCAacctttcaaacaatcagttctTCCTCTTTCCTGCCAAAGTGTGCGATCTGAAGTCCCTTGAAAAGTTGAAAATGTGCCACAAAAGAGGAGTAAAG CTGACTACATTGCCTAAGACCCTAACGAAGCTGAGATgtttgagagagtttgatttCTCAGACAACATCATCCAGGAGATTCCTGACAACATTGGAGAACTGAAGAACCTCACCAAGCTGATTGGAAATAACAACCACATATCCTGCCTGCCCAAATGTATAACAGCTCTGCAAAACCTTCAGCATCTAGAGCTGAAAG ggaaccGTCTGCAGTACCTACCTCCCTATCTGAGCCAGCTGGCGTCTCTGAAACATGTAGAACTGGAGGGTAACCCACTCACCAGACCACCCAAATCCATCTGTGACCAACACCAGATGGTTACCATAGGCCAGTACATGAACAGCGAAATCGCCTGGAATG AGAAAATCCTACAGAAGGCCTTCAGGTTTGTTGCAAGCAACCTGCAAAGGAGAGACTTCAACCACTTCTGTGTAAAACTAAGGATACCACCTCAGGATTTCAATGCTCAAGAAGATAAACA AGTGCCACAGAAAGAGAAAACGATGCAGGCCTTAACTAAATGGAGAGATCTCTACAACAGTGAGAAGGAAACATCCTTTGTAGGAGACCAGCTTGTGAGGACACTAGTTCTGGCGGGACTGTATACTCTGTCTTCACAAGTCCAAGCCATAAAGATATATGCCAAGGCCATTAGACTGTGA
- the krit1 gene encoding krev interaction trapped protein 1, protein MGNQGNLEDVFVAVIRPKNLVSLSSREYRPKAYEILLIEVPLEGKEKKKKKVLLGTKIQADGDTARSILDYVDETTKPISNNQGFIGKRVVHMKTFPLDGENEGKEVSLFIVPINVKDNSKTVYSPGSPSFYCLQDMMRVCSDTSTHFSPTTSKMLLALDKWLAEQHTVPHAIPALFRPAPVDRVRTSISNPAYFSEGSSPHMGYTALEVKSKMMSLEKADMCIQNPLYGSDLQYTNRVDKVIINPYFGLGAPDYSKIQIPKREKWQHATNTMTEDKERQWVDDFPLHRSACEGDTELLSKLLDSGFSVKQLDSDHWAPIHYACWHGKVDATKLLLDKGNCNPNLLNGQLSSPLHFAARGGHSEIVQLLLQHPEIDRHVEDQQKRSPLQVCEENKQNEWEETAKLLQQANNKPYEKVRIYRMDGSYRSVELKHGNNTSVQQIMEGMRLSQETQQYFTIWICSENLNLQLKPYHKPLQHLRIWAEIVTDLTVLDPQRENPQLFLRRDVRVPLDEEKKVEDPLSILILFDEARHCLLKGFFPSPDSKLITLASLLLQIIYGNYESKKHKQGFLNEENLKSIVPISKMKSKAHHWTNRILHEYKSLSTSEGVSKEMHHLQRLFLQNCWDIPTYGAAFFTGQVFTKASSSNHKVIRVFVGVNTKGLHLLNMETKVLLISMEYGSFMWQLGPADQYFQIHSLENKMNFIVHTKQAGLIVKLLMKLSGQITPNDKSLSDKYAYG, encoded by the exons ATGGGTAACCAAGGCAACCTGGAAGATGTGTTCGTGGCTGTCATCCGTCCTAAGAACCTGGTTAGTCTTAGTTCCAGAGAGTACCGTCCTAAAGCATATGAG ATCTTATTGATAGAAGTTCCTTtggaaggaaaagagaaaaaaaagaaaaaagttctACTGGGGACCAAAATCCAAGCAGATGGAGACACAGCCAGGTCGATTCTGGATTACGTTGATGAAACAACCAAGCCCATATCTAACAACCAGGGTTTCATAG GGAAGCGTGTGGTGCACATGAAGACGTTCCCCCTGGACGGAGAGAATGAAGGAAAGGAGGTCTCCCTCTTTATTGTGCCAATCAATGTCAAAG ACAACAGCAAGACTGTCTACAGCCCTGGAAGCCCCAGTTTCTACTGCCTTCAGGATATGATGCGAGTGTGCAGCGATACCAGCACTCActtctcccccaccacctccaagaTGCTTCTAGCCTTGGACAA aTGGCTGGCGGAGCAGCACACCGTGCCCCACGCCATCCCGGCGTTGTTCCGGCCCGCCCCGGTGGACCGGGTCAGGACCAGCATCAGCAACCCGGCCTACTTCAGCGAGGGCAGCAGCCCACACATGGGCTACACCGCCCTGGAGGTAAAGAGCAAGATGATGTCCCTGGAGAAGGCCGACATGTGCATCCAGAACCCGCTGTACGGTTCCGACCTGCAGTACACCAACAGG GTGGATAAAGTCATCATAAATCCTTACTTTGGACTTGGAGCTCCCGACTACTCTAAAATCCAGATCCCCAAGAGGGAGAAGTGGCAACATGCGACCAACACCATGACTGAGGACAA GGAGCGCCAGTGGGTGGATGACTTCCCGCTGCACCGGAGTGCTTGTGAGGGCGACACGGAGCTGCTCTCCAAGCTGCTGGACAGCGGCTTCTCTGTCAAACAACTGGACAGCGATCACTGGGCCCCCATCCACTACGCCTGCTG GCACGGTAAAGTGGATGCTACCAAACTGTTGCTGGACAAGGGAAACTGTAATCCCAACCTGCTGAACGGTCAGCTCAGCTCCCCGCTGCACTTCGCTGCTCGCGGGGGGCACTCGGAGATCGTTCAGCTCCTGCTGCAGCACCCCGAGATCGACCGG CACGTGGAGGACCAGCAGAAGCGGTCCCCCCTGCAGGTGTGCGAGGAGAACAAGCAGAACGAGTGGGAGGAGACGGCCAAGCTACTACAGCAGGCCAACAACAAACCT TACGAGAAGGTGCGTATCTACCGCATGGATGGTTCGTACCGCTCGGTGGAGCTCAAACACGGCAACAACACGTCCGTACAGCAGATCATGGAGGGCATGCGACTCTCCCAGGAGACACAGCAGTACTTCACCATCTGGATCTGCTCCGAGAACCTCA ACTTGCAGCTGAAACCCTACCACAAGCCCCTGCAGCACCTGCGCATCTGGGCGGAGATCGTGACGGACCTCACGGTGCTGGACCCCCAGAGGGAGAACCCCCAGCTCTTCCTGCGCAGGGACGTCCGGGTGCCCCTGGACGAAGAGAAAaag GTGGAGGACCCCCTCTCCATCCTGATCCTGTTTGATGAGGCGCGTCACTGTCTCCTCAAGGGGTTCTTCCCCTCGCCAGACAGCAAGCTCATCACCCTGGCCAGTCTGCTGCTGCAGATCATCTACGGCAACTACGAGAGCAAGAAGCACAAGCAGGGCTTCCTCAA TGAGGAAAACCTCAAATCGATCGTACCCATATCCAAAATGAAAAGCAAGGCGCATCATTGGACGAACAGGATTCTTCATGAATACAAA AGCCTGAGCACCAGTGAGGGTGTGAGTAAGGAGATGCACCACCTCCAGAGGCTCTTCCTGCAGAACTGCTGGGACATCCCCACCTACGGTGCCGCATTCTTCACCGGCCAGGTGTTCACCAAGGCCAGCTCCAGCAACCACAAGGTCATCCGTGTCTTTGTGGGGGTCAACACCAAGGGCCTGCATCTCCTGAACATGGAGACCAAG gtgctTCTCATCAGCATGGAGTATGGCTCCTTCATGTGGCAGCTTGGTCCTGCTGACCAGTACTTCCAGATACACAGTCTGGAAAACAAGATGAACTTCATTGTGCACACCAAACAG GCTGGCCTTATTGTGAAACTGCTAATGAAGTTGAGTGGACAAATTACTCCAAATGACAAAAGCTTATCAGACAAGTATGCATATGGTTGA